Proteins from one Osmerus mordax isolate fOsmMor3 chromosome 21, fOsmMor3.pri, whole genome shotgun sequence genomic window:
- the polr3f gene encoding DNA-directed RNA polymerase III subunit RPC6, translated as MTDVKVKQESTDVADIENRIKELCQQFPHGITDQVIQNDMPNLEAQLRAMAINRLLSLGQLDLLRNSSGLLYRMKNTQTASKMKGSDNQEKLVYQVIEDAGNKGIWSRDIRYKSNLPLTEINKILKNLESKKLIKAVKSVAASKKKVYMLYNLQPDRSVTGGAWYSDQDFESEFVEVLNQQCFKFLQSKADAARDSKQSPMVQRNSSFATSHEVWKYICELGISKVDLSMEDIETILNTLIYDGKVEMTIIAAKEGTVGSVDGQVKLYRGVNPIIQPTGLVKAPCGLCPVFDDCHEGGEISPSNCIYMTEWLNF; from the exons ATGACGGATGTCAAAGTAAAACAAGAATCTACAGATGTTGCGGACATAGAAAACAG GATAAAAGAACTCTGCCAACAGTTCCCTCACGGGATAACTGACCAGGTCATCCAGAATGACATGCCGAACTTGGAAGCACAGCTCAGGGCCATGGCAATCAACAGACTTTTGTCACTG GGTCAGCTGGACTTACTACGAAACAGCTCTGGACTTCTGTACCGGATGAAGAATACCCAAACAGCCAG CAAAATGAAAGGCTCTGACAATCAAGAGAAGCTGGTGTATCAGGTCATAGAGGATGCGGGGAACAAAG GGATATGGAGCAGAGATATTAGATACAAAAGCAACCTTCCTCTAACAGAGATAAACAAAATCCTCAAGAATCTAGAGAGCAAGAAGCTCATCAAGGCTGTCAAGTCTGTGGCT GCCTCAAAGAAGAAGGTTTACATGCTGTACAACCTGCAGCCTGACCGCTCCGTGACTGGGGGAGCCTGGTACAGTGACCAAGACTTTGAGTCTGAATTTGTTGAGGTTCTCAATCAGCAGTGTTTCAAGTTCCTCCAGAGCAAG GCTGACGCAGCAAGGGATAGCAAACAGAGCCCCATGGTGCAAAGGAACAGCTCTTTTGCTACCTCTCATGAAGTTTGGAAGTATATTTGTGAACTGGGGATTAGCAAG GTTGACCTGTCGATGGAAGACATCGAAACCATCTTGAACACGCTGATCTACGACGGGAAGGTTGAGATGACCATCATAGCGGCCAAGGAGGGCACGGTGGGCAGCGTGGACGGCCAGGTGAAGCTGTACCGAGGAGTCAACCCCATCATCCAGCCCACGGGCCTGGTCAAGGCTCCCTGTGGCCTCTGTCCG GTGTTTGATGACTGTCACGAAGGAGGAGAGATCTCACCCTCCAATTGTATCTACATGACAGAATGGCTCAACTTTTGA
- the rbbp9 gene encoding serine hydrolase RBBP9, with amino-acid sequence MPLTKAVIVPGNGAGDVERCNWYGWAKKQINKIPEMTCLLENMPDPVTARESIWLPYMEDELQCDDETVIIGHSSGAAAAMRYAETHKVFGIILVGAYTSDLEDENERESGYFNRPWEWEKIKGNAGHIVQFGSTDDPFLPWDEQEAVAKGLKADLRKYTDKGHFQNTQFPELINVVHKLRAGT; translated from the exons ATGCCTTTGACCAAAGCTGTAATTGTTCCAGGGAATGGGGCTGGAGATGTGGAACGGTGCAATTGGTATGGCTGGGCcaaaaaacaaatcaataaG ATTCCAGAGATGACCTGCCTGCTGGAAAACATGCCTGATCCAG TTACAGCTCGAGAGAGCATATGGTTGCCATACATGGAGGACGAGCTGCAATGTGATGATGAGACAGTAATCATTGGTCACAGCTCAGGAGCAGCCGCAGCCATGAG GTATGCTGAAACTCACAAAGTGTTTGGCATTATCCTGGTGGGAGCATACACCTCTGATCTGGAagatgagaatgagagagaaagtg GATATTTCAACCGACCATGGGAATGGGAAAAAATAAAGGGGAATGCTGGCCATATAGTTCAGTTTGGCTCAACAGATGATCCCTTCTTGCCTTGGGACGAGCAGGAGGCGGTTGCAAAAGGCTTGAAGGCTGACCTGCGCAAATACACAGACAAAGGCCACTTCCAGAACACACAGTTTCCAGAGCTGATCAACGTAGTACACAAACTGAGAGCCGGTACATAG
- the dzank1 gene encoding double zinc ribbon and ankyrin repeat-containing protein 1, translating into MTAGSIVVPHIIPIRIPQPGKGKHEIDTTTVVEIKSDTLDVTIYYTLDGSKPEVVKRPGFGESSTLKYSKPICLPDGKVSVKAVAVTRDGRESAVVTKLFLVEYVPPSEALSTDDKEENVLKDHELGIKQETNGSIACTTRAEHASGESSLRPQGPKMKEGNGKRAPKAPRFLSNHLGLTSVPEPTSPHTLNASLEESTFNNLTNTQISRIQRETDFLRCTKCLSLRPSDPFARFCLQCGTAVPQVPGQRLPPTEGGQLGLCIHCKTIVPMNTVACVVCEAPIGPQLQPQASLRLQDKLICQSCGTGNPAHISFCVTCETRLPQPATAVLSGQSAPPLPSGENKMVSCSKCSRVNHSDARFCDWCGAKIYSLFEPISSQPGHAASCLICSRCGASSHPYASFCGSCGVFMEGPSRGESRASMACSTGAAVEQEQPSTQRSDATTWQPVPPSGSPVMAPAPGHVEQHTQTTGLFYPSSTELHRKGQQAALEFSRQDQMRDRRPLLTAISPGRGYWRKQLDHVCAHLRSYTQNNTEFRAIVGEPRMGRMVSAVIEEDNYEVSLRINFVSAEHEKNKLCQGGGPERSIALSESQNLSSVTEGRSVLFSQTSLGNERSGANGRTSKKTNKSLSSDVIKQAPQTKDSQLLKEVGHEGKGQISVVQQLLDKGADPVCQGADGHPALVVAVVNGHADVIPVLVQRGADINQQSGPSNNTALHEAASMGIKGLLCAETLLGCNASIRRKNDRGLTAYDLAVISKCSPLVSLLAARMGQGMLDRMVRPRSNPGLDVF; encoded by the exons ATGACTGCTGGTTCTATCGTGGTGCCTCACATCATACCCATTCGCATTCCTCAACCTGGGAAAGGGAAGCACGAGATCGATACCACAACTGTTGTTGAGATCAAATCAG ACACACTGGATGTCACCATCTACTACACTCTGGATGGAAGTAAACCTGAGGTTGTCAAGAGACCTGGATTTGGGGAGAGCAGCACTCTAAAGTACAGTAAACCAATATGTTTACCTGACGGCAAAGTGTCTGTCAAAGCAGTGGCTGTCACCAG AGATGGCAGGGAGAGTGCTGTTGTTACCAAGCTCTTCCTGGTGGAATATGTGCCTCCAAGCGAGGCATTATCCACAGATGACAAAGAGGAAAATGTCTTGAAGGACCATGAACTAGGGATCAAACAG GAAACTAATGGCAGCATCGCTTGTACTACGAGGGCGGAACATGCTTCAGGAGAGTCTTCACTGAGGCCACAGG gACCGAAGATGAAGGAAGGTAACGGTAAAAGAGCCCCTAAAGCTCCTCGCTTCCTCAGCAATCATCTGGGCCTCACATCTGTGCCTGAGCCTACGTCACCTCACACATTG AATGCAAGCCTGGAAGAAAGCACCTTCAATAACCTGACCAACACGCAAATATCCAGGattcaaagagagacagatttcTTGAG GTGCACCAAGTGCTTGAGCCTTCGTCCGTCAGACCCGTTTGCCCGCTTCTGTTTGCAGTGTGGTACTGCTGTACCACAGGTGCCGGGGCAGAGGCTGCCGCCCACAGAGGGGGGACAG tTGGGTTTGTGCATTCACTGTAAAACCATAGTGCCCATGAACACTGTGGCATGTGTGGTATGTGAAGCCCCTATTGGCCCACAGCTGCAGCCTCAAGCCAGCCTACGACTGCAG GACAAGCTGATTTGTCAGTCTTGTGGAACTGGAAACCCAGCACATATCTCCTTCTGTGTCACCTGTGAGACCAGGCTACCACAGCCCGCTACT GCTGTTCTGAGTGGTCAGAGTGCTCCACCTCTTCCTTCAGGAGAAAACAAGATGGTGTCTTGTTCTAAGTGCAGTCGGGTCAACCACTCTGACGCACGTTTCTGCGATTGGTGCGGCGCCAAG ATCTACTCTTTGTTTGAACCCATCTCTTCCCAGCCCGGCCATGCAGCCAGCTGTCTGATTTGCTCCCGATGCGGGGCCAGCAGCCACCCCTATGCCAGCTTCTGTGGCTCTTGCGGGGTGTTTATGGAGGGACCTTCCAGGGGTGAATCCCGCGCCAGCATGGCCTGTTCCACCGGGGCCGCTGTCGAGCAGGAACAG CCGTCCACCCAGCGCTCAGACGCTACCACATGGCAGCCCGTGCCTCCCTCTGGATCTCCCGTCATGGCCCCGGCACCAGGCCACGTGGAGCAGCACACCCAGACGACAGGCCTCTTCTACCCGTCCAGCACGGAGCTCCACAGGAAGGGCCAGCAGGCGGCGCTAGAGTTCAGCAGACAGGATCAGATGAGGGACCGAAGGCCGCTGCTCACTGCTATAAGTCCAGGGAGAG GCTACTGGAGGAAACAGTTGGACcatgtgtgtgcacacctgCGAAGCTACACCCAGAACAACACAGAGTTCAGAGCTATAGTTGGGGAACCTCGAATGGGCCGG ATGGTTTCAGCTGTGATTGAGGAAGACAATTATGAAGTCAGTCTGAGAATAAACTTTGTCTCAGCTGAACATGAAAAAAACAAG TTATGCCAGGGGGGCGGGCCTGAGAGGAGCATCGCCCTATCAGAAAGCCAGAACCTCAGCAGTGTGACAGAGGGCAGGAGTGTGTTGTTCAGCCAGACCAGCCTGG GTAATGAGAGGTCTGGAGCCAATggaaggacatcaaaaaaaacaaataaaagctTGTCCTCAGATGTCATAAAGCAGGCACCG CAAACCAAAGACAGCCAGCTTCTAAAGGAAGTGGGCCATGAAGGGAAAGGGCAGATCTCTGTAGTCCAACAACTGCTTGACAAG GGGGCGGATCCAGTGTGCCAGGGGGCCGATGGGCATCCTGCCCTGGTTGTTGCCGTGGTCAACGGGCACGCAGACGTCATCCCAGTCCTGGTGCAAAGGGGTGCTGACATCAACCAGCAGTCTGGACC GTCGAACAACACAGCCCTCCATGAAGCGGCTTCCATGGGGATCAAAGGGTTGCTGTGTGCTGAGACACTACTGGG GTGCAACGCCAGCATCAGGAGGAAGAACGACAGAGGTCTGACTGCATACGACCTGGCCGTCATCAGCAAGTGCAGCCCGTTAGTGTCTCTCTTAGCCGCTAGGATGGGCCAGGGGATGCTGGACAGGATGGTCAGACCTAGAAGTAACCCGGGACTAGACGTGTTCTGA
- the kat14 gene encoding cysteine-rich protein 2-binding protein translates to MDCGEEQRGKVDNEAVCTSASEGLEEGEVEGETLLIVESEDQASVDLSHDHSGDSLNSDVGEEGESGWACDDMAFYCDKCHKWIPTAQLHDEQPSYLKGDNFFKFTCYACSEDGKETFERMRLTWQQVVMLAMYNLSLEGTGRQGYFRWKEDICAFIGRHWTFLLGTRKKTSTWWSTVAGCLSVGSPTFFRSGAQEFGEPGWWKLVQNRPPTLRPDGDKSSVKARACKPSVEPIITVEGLRKRGVRNPVENAMQLKEKRCRTQEAKDIRRAQKEAAGGGYTERSASSTPVKMGGGRGGGRRPDQVLEKGEVIDFSSLSSSDRTPLTSPSPSPSPDFSAPGTPASHSATPSLLSEADLIPDVMPPQALFHDDEELDGEGVIDPGMEYLPPPSAALAVRKKLRPSAAHIKQEAESEDEEIRGVRDDIDDDCEPPGGRDDGRGRPGGAGDRRRGLQEKGEGPCAEASAGPRYVPLSLYEERILLRRLEACPLALAVTPQAKRLHRKLLVRQAKRQRGLPLLDVDQALSATLSLVGGLYGAQGGGRHSASGGGRFRTTSHDLRVLDRFQTTMSSRRGYHLPSVSFWHRLMGSDAGVDQGIKSPYTSRILKPYIRRDYENKPLKLRLLAEIRAHPHRTKPGWAPEPEAPIDYCYVRPNHIPSVNSMCHDSFWPGVDLSECLQYPDFSVVVLYKKVVIGFGFMVPDVKYNEAYISFLLVHPEWRRAGIATFMIYHLIQTCMGKDVTLHVSASNPAMLLYQKFGFKTEEYILDFYDKYYPVDSKECRHAFFLRLRR, encoded by the exons ATGGACTGTGGCGAAGAACAGAGGGGAAAGGTGGACAACGAGGCGGTGTGCACCTCGGCGtcggagggtctggaggagggcgaGGTGGAGGGCGAGACGCTGCTGATCGTGGAGTCTGAGGACCAGGCCTCGGTGGACTTATCGCACGACCACAGCGGCGACTCGCTCAACAGCGACgtcggagaggaaggggagagcggCTGGGCGTGCGATGACATGGCTTTTTACTGCGACAAGTGCCACAAGTGGATCCCCACCG CCCAGCTACACGACGAGCAGCCTAGCTACCTTAAAGGAGACAACTTTTTCAAGTTTACCTGCTACGCTTGTTCGGAGGATGGCAAGGAGACGTTTGAGAGAATGAGACTCACCTGGCAACAG GTGGTGATGCTGGCCATGTATAACCTGTCACTAGAGGGCACTGGCCGGCAAGGCTACTTCAGATGGAAGGAGGACATCTGTGCGTTTATTGGAAGACACTGGACATTCCTACTGGGAACTAG GAAGAAGACCTCCACCTGGTGGAGCACCGTGGCAGGCTGTCTGTCGGTGGGGAGCCCCACGTTCTTCCGCTCAGGGGCCCAGGAGTTTGGAGAGCCCGGCTGGTGGAAGCTGGTGCAGAACCGCCCTCCCACTCTCCGCCCCGATGGAGACAAGTCCTCTGTGAAGGCCAGAG CCTGTAAGCCGTCGGTGGAGCCCATCATCACTGTGGAGGGCCTCAGGAAGCGTGGTGTGAGGAACCCGGTAGAGAACGCCATGCAGCTGAAGGAGAAGCGCTGCCGCACCCAGGAGGCCAAGGACATCCGCAGGGCCCAGAAGGAGGCGGCGGGGGGCGGCTACACGGAGCGCAGCGCCTCCTCCACGCCCgtcaagatggggggggggcgagggggtggGCGCAGGCCCGACCAGGTGCTAGAGAAGGGCGAGGTCATCGACTTCTCCTCGCTCAGCTCCTCCGACCGCACGCCCCTCACCAGCCCCTCGCCCTCGCCCTCCCCGGACTTCTCCGCCCCTGGCACGCCGGCATCCCACTCTGCCACGCCCAGCCTGCTGTCGGAGGCTGACCTCATCCCGGACGTCATGCCGCCACAGGCGCTGTTTCATG ATGATGAGGAGCTGGACGGAGAGGGGGTCATTGACCCCGGCATGGagtacctcccccctcccagcgcCGCCCTGGCGGTGCGcaagaagctccgcccctccgcCGCTCACATCAAGCAAGAGGCGGAGAGTGAGGACGAGGAGATCCGCGGCGTCCGAGACGACATCGATGACGACTGCGAGCCCCCGGGCGGCCGGGACGACGGCAGAGGGCGGCCAGGAGGGgccggagacaggaggaggggcctgcaggagaaaggggaggggcccTGTGCGGAGGCTAGCGCCGGCCCCCGCTACGTTCCCCTCAGCCTGTACGAGGAGCGGATCCTTCTGCGGCGCCTGGAGGCGTGTCCTCTGGCCCTCGCCGTCACCCCTCAGGCCAAGAGGCTCCACAGGAAGCTGCTGGTGCGCCAGGCCAAGCGCCAGAGagggctccccctgctggatgTGGACCAGGCGCTCAGCGCCACGCTCAGCCTGGTGGGGGGGCTGTACGGAGCCCAGGGGGGCGGACGACACTCTGcctctggaggggggaggttcCGGACAACCAGCCACGACCTCCGAGTCCTCGACCGCTTCCAg ACGACCATGTCCAGTAGGAGGGGCTATCACCTGCCCTCTGTGTCGTTCTGGCACAGGCTCATGGGGTCTGACGCTGGCGTGGACCAGGGCATTAAAAGCCCTTACACCTCCCGAATCCTCAAACCCTACATAAG GAGAGACTACGAGAACAAGCCCCTGAAGCTGCGGCTCCTGGCTGAGATCCGGGCCCACCCCCACAGGACGAAGCCTGGCTGGGCCCCGGAGCCCGAGGCCCCCATCGACTACTGCTACGTCCGGCCCAACCACATCCCCTCCGTCAACTCCATGTGCCACGACAGCTTCTGGCCAG GAGTGGATCTCTCCGAGTGTCTCCAGTACCCAGACTTCAGTGTGGTGGTGCTGTACAAGAAGGTGGTGATCGGTTTTGGCTTCATGGTGCCGGACGTGAAGTATAACGAGGCGTACATTTCCTTCCTGCTGGTGCACCCCgagtggaggagggctgggattGCCACCTTCATGATCTACCATCTCATCCAG ACCTGCATGGGAAAGGATGTCACGCTGCACGTGTCAGCCAGTAACCCGGCCATGCTGCTCTACCAGAAGTTTGGCTTCAAGACGGAGGAATACATCTTGGACTTCTATGACAAGTACTACCCGGTGGACAGTAAGGAGTGCCGCCACGCCTTCTTCCTGCGTTTACGTCGTTGA